A region of Flocculibacter collagenilyticus DNA encodes the following proteins:
- a CDS encoding YcgN family cysteine cluster protein, whose amino-acid sequence MTKPFWEVKSLEEMTDQEWESLCDGCAKCCLHKFIEDDDAELQTTTHISENEDMHFTNIVCQYLNTKSCDCTCYSKRTKLVPDCVKLTKDNLKDVFYMPHSCAYRRLHEGRGLASWHPLLNGGKKSAMHKAGMSVRNKVIKDNEVSLDDFEDYIVLWPLSDID is encoded by the coding sequence ATGACAAAACCTTTTTGGGAAGTAAAAAGCCTAGAAGAAATGACCGATCAAGAGTGGGAGTCACTATGTGATGGGTGTGCTAAATGTTGCCTACATAAATTTATTGAAGACGATGATGCAGAGTTGCAAACAACAACGCATATTTCAGAAAATGAAGATATGCATTTTACCAATATTGTTTGTCAGTACTTAAACACGAAATCTTGCGACTGCACCTGTTATTCCAAACGCACAAAGCTAGTGCCTGATTGCGTAAAGCTAACAAAAGATAATCTAAAAGATGTGTTTTACATGCCTCATAGTTGCGCATATAGACGATTACATGAAGGAAGAGGCTTAGCTTCTTGGCACCCATTGTTAAATGGCGGGAAAAAATCTGCAATGCACAAAGCGGGCATGTCGGTAAGAAATAAAGTCATTAAAGATAACGAAGTGTCGTTAGATGACTTTGAAGATTATATTGTGTTGTGGCCTTTGTCTGACATTGATTAA
- a CDS encoding fumarylacetoacetate hydrolase family protein, translating to MHVYHHKSITNEVIELPSGKVICIGQNYVDHIEEMNSVTAPEALFFIKPTTSVCCFNSPIKIPVDQGECHNEVEITALISKPLKNASLGEVESAIWGLGIGLDLTLRDVQARLKKLGRPWEVAKGFDFSAPLSPFVPFEELKVHNITLDSIEFELLINQTVRQKSNSSLMIRSICQQIKEMSEHFTLLPGDVVMTGTPAGVGPLYTGDNVVMKLANKYEFTSHVIAAN from the coding sequence ATGCACGTTTATCATCATAAAAGTATTACCAATGAAGTTATTGAACTACCATCAGGGAAGGTGATCTGTATTGGACAGAATTATGTTGACCACATTGAAGAAATGAATAGTGTAACGGCTCCAGAAGCATTATTTTTTATTAAACCCACCACTTCTGTATGTTGTTTTAATTCCCCCATAAAAATACCTGTTGACCAAGGTGAATGCCACAATGAAGTTGAGATAACAGCACTTATAAGCAAGCCACTTAAGAATGCTTCCTTAGGTGAAGTTGAATCTGCAATATGGGGATTAGGTATTGGTTTGGATTTAACATTACGAGATGTACAAGCCAGATTAAAAAAATTAGGTAGACCATGGGAAGTGGCCAAGGGCTTTGACTTTTCAGCACCTTTAAGCCCTTTTGTACCATTCGAAGAGTTGAAAGTACACAATATTACACTCGACTCTATTGAGTTTGAATTACTTATCAATCAAACAGTTCGTCAAAAGTCGAATAGTAGTTTAATGATCAGGTCTATTTGCCAACAAATTAAAGAAATGAGTGAACACTTTACCTTATTGCCAGGTGATGTTGTGATGACTGGAACGCCAGCTGGTGTTGGGCCGCTGTATACTGGCGATAACGTTGTAATGAAACTGGCTAATAAATATGAATTTACTAGTCATGTTATAGCGGCAAACTAA
- a CDS encoding lytic murein transglycosylase — MLKMLSYVVAAISLTSQVAIASEQKLSFNEYVQQLKTEAIEKGYAKPLVDAAFKNVTYRKKVVKADKTQPEFVQTLDTYLPKRVNNYVVNKAKKLATENRELLKRISDHYGVQPRFIVSIWALESSFGKHQGKIPVISALTTLAYDGRREALFKKNIYAALDIATSEKINIQDLKGSWAGAMGQTQFMPTSYMAYAQDFDGDGRKDIWRSKADVFASIANYLKTEGWDNSLTWGRQVKLPKEFDMAHAIPRGTKSRKDWLEKWSKTELTLPQWNELGLRRMNGKPLPNREIKAALVFPDDKNGRAYLIYDNYKTLMHWNRSYYFATTIGYLADRIKNGMH; from the coding sequence ATGTTGAAGATGTTGTCTTACGTTGTCGCTGCCATATCGTTGACTAGCCAAGTGGCCATTGCTTCAGAGCAAAAGCTATCTTTTAATGAATATGTGCAACAACTAAAAACTGAAGCGATAGAAAAAGGTTATGCTAAACCTTTAGTTGACGCTGCGTTTAAAAACGTAACTTATCGTAAGAAAGTAGTTAAAGCAGATAAAACGCAACCAGAATTTGTTCAAACGCTAGATACGTATTTGCCTAAACGAGTAAATAACTATGTAGTAAATAAAGCAAAAAAATTAGCAACTGAGAACAGAGAGTTATTAAAGCGCATATCAGACCATTATGGTGTTCAGCCACGTTTTATTGTTTCAATTTGGGCATTAGAAAGTAGTTTTGGTAAGCATCAGGGCAAAATTCCTGTGATTTCAGCACTGACTACGCTGGCTTATGATGGTCGTCGTGAAGCGTTATTTAAGAAAAACATCTATGCCGCATTAGATATTGCCACATCAGAAAAAATTAACATTCAAGACTTAAAAGGTTCTTGGGCGGGGGCGATGGGGCAAACGCAATTCATGCCAACCTCATATATGGCTTATGCGCAAGATTTTGATGGCGATGGCCGTAAAGATATTTGGCGTAGTAAAGCGGACGTGTTTGCGTCCATTGCAAATTATTTGAAAACTGAAGGTTGGGATAACTCATTAACATGGGGACGACAAGTTAAATTACCTAAAGAGTTTGATATGGCCCATGCGATTCCTCGTGGCACAAAGTCACGTAAAGATTGGCTAGAAAAATGGTCAAAGACTGAGCTGACGCTACCACAATGGAATGAGCTAGGTTTACGAAGGATGAACGGTAAGCCACTGCCAAATAGAGAAATTAAAGCTGCATTAGTATTTCCTGACGATAAAAACGGCAGAGCGTACTTAATTTATGATAACTATAAAACACTGATGCACTGGAACCGTTCATATTATTTCGCGACAACGATAGGCTATTTAGCAGATCGAATTAAAAACGGAATGCATTAG